From the genome of Anopheles moucheti chromosome 3, idAnoMoucSN_F20_07, whole genome shotgun sequence, one region includes:
- the LOC128301013 gene encoding nuclear pore complex protein Nup205 produces the protein MADATPDDLWTPYKCLLNNVENYLLPSTDFTDTSHAASLESLLRKHKQNFISLLKNPPKNAKCREAIKQGITEGITLPEFGHTILSKELVDESIIISDMFDMNEYVALELLCTSQQQTINHPGLTRGLVAVLLYYDGRKSLVASLKQLLKSRAGVSWCTDAPPEVTQIVTSYTDGLVADGLLERIIDLLQELDITKELDILTTNRALGPPRHHRQVLDLFEEIRFLLAQCIYYYAAQSGLPRNATMKLVQYLRSYKCTESSGGIDDVTVTLQMGLLYALDLSVLQRREDGEELVRKLPMIKDDLYIDFLMDALSTGWENDGLHALTLFAFGLSIATLRLAPQTLVQDASKMIDQDELLVNGALQGKVFDFMYYTFLESELIFDTEFFYRRLHTLFADFIELMHSKVTELRGRADETARTVQVYQQQGIEPPTNLCRNFEMLLLSVGKLYANDRQHLNLSMEYWGPTESAHSFSGHRISSRSVCLFKFIRLAGELLPPTLFIPYLKMLAGLSCNLQAARSAFNLLKQGSAYSGSSTVSWDHFFNSLSEYYFNLRQEQNPQSETVYRNRMICRSISPQELLGLQAVLQVVQAVARHDELSRIALCESDKWAPLNVLVGLISCSVPIQLKAEIVRTLATLAGSLENAIKLWHNLEDSQIINTVPSTSNFKTRGVISELEEVESRNETFPLTQAMLDLLAALMSTAIPDDLGEGSRAPGIHPYLSYVVNTVLLRLFSRNYKDGAEKWQLAQKSLQIVHMFVNSFHFNPANANLMKELKEGRTPPAYRIMLQLNTKSDLLRFVLHIVDESIVCFDSYTPFPGKGALEAASLLCLQIIEKALNLQEEFFNMHLCTPSPVNLNGINKLLLGVNPRSGTANHMLNIMKHITYSTWLPENSLVALRILSIIMTLPDVNQLILGLVTQTDELKNEIRQGFVECLEADLNVTEEAEPLPLMEQTNEAALILGGGAMEEEISTKSSTTETFVTTSIKTAVIQIIQECLQQPIVPNLAHYLLGFDLGKDLHLTSLQQPGIMNFPSHCSKSLITLLDRHLEHIKSGNVLSTSYNKLMEYAYRLLYQICRNYHTSEVFLRFLRSCNDFLCRHTSSLPFPDAKNPFLLNQMTFLLKSIVIELKLTSERNQATQFETICKILLKIINSPSVDPVTTGLGDYYTNANMSFSINGTTDLSTTSIAATKESSETAKRLLCILLDCVDFTIKQLEEPTWNYFNVTVLHELLQSCEMPASQKTRMRLIDTRKLHDILRDELDSVQTIATGQRAHVVQEVKTILKYALDMNTQRSLCSSTIKFLEAWGQVAEVLVCVTPTMIMSLDTKQIIITEILQIMLSKAVPKQIIPELANIASSTISLLMVNLRSCFLLKSEQMSLHMISERHQNASMNGLSLTAVGTRNGLNGETNNSAQSRQDGGTYVYLERANALSLKFILKNILDWLLISSDGSPQLKMNLYVALLNYLYIIKGNRDSLERSQKLENDKEEVGSFLNQTISNAGRKPFGTETEDYKHLTMIMDIFNSFGDNLTDVICQDCTTGHDICKMLAMSCLDMLLSMDASIDIVEFIARHGYLSHIINSLLKRDSDLCRILQTNPNTFRALYVYESKMALLTRFARCQIGARMLLEEHILGVLGSMKVYDLHPDVQILSGGNIQQQSYASAMAVAAAAASASLSSSFIPPVEARFQQILFPALNLCDAILSTLGHENNSALSQIIHFFLSHSDMIETVLRAGSPSMNLGLLKELAGITNLIARSANQEIYELTDPNANQAFGMQLYRMQKFMLALLPRFIVSEQNLKELHQSSMIVHPYGSGGMGISSSVNFGSALNNNTASGHDQKQRSQYVKYFLEVAANLALYTRNCISNHVVDHRTINVLFSPHYNPDGSTAAGTAGSTPTKATAPTSLALIRQETFRSATETSSSDVPHSLYVVITQLRCTVEFYHKERSVLESLQQQRNSLPSIDLDKNIQLQYNLLTERVNGKQEELQRSVFIIEHYLYILWAHLDFFMLRVLPVNNRVGSSTFTGHNFQSDQTDSSWRVSNEDIIALKKTLIGVFNETFCKQLIEMEQKQSEKGFVVSFIRRIKQSIQFVPVK, from the exons ATGGCCGATG cAACACCCGACGATCTGTGGACACCGTACAAATGCTTGCTGAACAACGTTGAAAATTATCTACTCCCATCGACCGATTTCACCGATACGTCCCATGCCGCTAGCTTGGAATCGTTGCTTCGAAAGCACAAGCAGAACTTCATTTCACTGTTGAAAAATCCACCCAAAAATGCGAAATGTCGCGAAGCGATCAAACAGGGCATTACCGAGGGTATTACGTTGCCCGAGTTTGGCCACACAATCCTGTCCAAAGAGCTGGTCGACGAAAGTATCATCATATCGGATATGTTCGACATGAACGAGTATGTGGCGCTAGAGCTGCTGTGCACCTCCCAGCAGCAAACCATAAACCATCCGGGTTTGACTCGTGGACTGGTGGCGGTGTTGCTGTATTACGATGGACGGAAATCACTCGTGGCCAGCTTGAAGCAGCTGCTTAAATCGCGCGCCGGTGTGTCATGGTGTACGGATGCACCGCCCGAGGTGACGCAAATCGTGACCAGCTACACCGACGGTTTAGTTGCGGACGGTCTGCTCGAACGCATCATCGATTTGCTGCAGGAGCTAGACATTACGAAGGAGCTCGACATTCTGACGACGAATCGTGCGCTTGGCCCGCCTCGACACCATCGCCAAGTGTTGGATTTGTTTGAGGAAATAAGGTTCTTGCTGGCCCAGTGCATCTACTATTATGCCGCTCAGTCCGGCTTGCCGCGAAATGCAACGATGAAGTTGGTGCAGTATTTACGCAGCTACAAGTGCACCGAATCGAGCGGTGGAATCGATGATGTTACGGTGACATTACAGATGGGATTACTATACGCACTGGATTTAAGCGTACTACAGCGAAGGGAAGATGGCGAAGAGTTGGTCAGAAAGCTGCCCATGATCAAAGACGATCTTTACATCGATTTCCTCATGGATGCACTTTCGACCGGTTGGGAAAACGATGGCCTGCACGCGTTAACACTATTCGCGTTCGGCCTGTCGATTGCCACACTTCGGCTGGCGCCACAAACGCTCGTGCAagatgcatccaaaatgatcGATCAAGACGAACTGCTCGTCAACGGTGCCCTCCAGGGAAAGGTTTTCGATTTCATGTACTACACGTTCCTCGAAAGTGAACTCATATTCGATACGGAGTTCTTCTACCGTCGTCTGCATACGCTGTTTGCTGATTTCATCGAACTGATGCACTCAAAGGTGACGGAACTTCGGGGCCGAGCTGATGAAACGGCACGTACGGTGCAGGTCTACCAGCAGCAGGGAATCGAACCACCGACGAATCTCTGTCGGAACTTTgaaatgttgctgctgtcgGTGGGAAAACTCTACGCTAACGACCGTCAGCATTTGAACCTCAGCATGGAGTACTGGGGTCCGACCGAGTCCGCCCATAGCTTCTCGGGACACCGTATTTCGTCACGatcggtgtgtttgtttaagtTCATCCGGCTAGCAGGTGAATTGCTGCCACCAACGCTGTTTATTCCCTACCTCAAAATGCTGGCCGGTCTGAGCTGCAATCTGCAAGCAGCACGCAGTGCGTTCAACCTCCTGAAACAGGGTAGTGCCTATTCCGGCAGCAGCACAGTTTCGTGGGACCACTTTTTCAATTCTCTCAGCGAGTACTACTTCAATCTCCGACAGGAGCAGAATCCACAATCCGAGACAGTCTACCGGAATCGAATGATTTGTCGAAGCATTAGCCCGCAGGAACTGCTCGGACTGCAGGCTGTTTTGCAGGTAGTGCAAGCGGTCGCCCGTCACGACGAACTGTCTCGCATTGCTCTGTGCGAAAGCGACAAATGGGCACCGTTGAACGTGCTGGTGGGACTCATCAGCTGTTCCGTTCCGATTCAGCTAAAAGCGGAAATCGTCCGTACGCTAGCCACATTGGCGGGAAGCTTGGAGAATGCTATCAAGCTTTGGCACAATCTGGAAGATTCGCAGATCATCAACACGGTACCGTCGACGAGCAATTTTAAAACGCGTGGTGTAATTTCCGAGCTGGAGGAAGTTGAAAGCCGCAACGAAACGTTCCCACTTACGCAGGCCATGCTGGATTTGCTCGCTGCACTTATGAGCACGGCCATTCCGGATGACCTCGGCGAAGGTTCACGAGCTCCCGGCATACATCCATACCTATCTTACGTGGTGAATACCGTACTGTTGCGACTGTTTAGCAGGAATTACAAGGACGGAGCGGAAAAATGGCAACTAGCTCAAAAGTCTCTCCAGATCGTGCATATGTTTGTAAACAGCTTTCACTTCAATCCGGCCAATGCAAACCTGATGAAGGAGCTGAAAGAAGGACGAACACCTCCGGCGTACCGCATTATGCTGCAGCTCAACACAAAATCGGACTTGCTGCGTTTCGTACTTCACATCGTCGATGAGTCAATTGTGTGTTTCGATTCCTACACACCGTTCCCCGGGAAAGGTGCTCTCGAGGCCGCCTCCCTGCTTTGTCTGCAAATCATAGAAAAGGCACTGAACCTGCAGGAAGAATTTTTCAACATGCACCTCTGCACACCAAGCCCGGTGAATCTGAACGGCATCAACAAACTGTTGCTCGGTGTGAATCCACGCAGCGGTACGGCCAATCACATGCTGAACATTATGAAGCACATTACCTACAGCACGTGGCTGCCGGAGAACAGTTTGGTAGCGTTACGCATCCTTTCCATCATTATGACCCTACCGGACGTTAACCAGCTCATTCTCGGCCTGGTTACACAGACGGACGAGCTGAAGAACGAAATAAGGCAAGGGTTCGTCGAGTGTTTGGAGGCGGATTTAAATGTCACGGAAGAAGCGGAACCTTTGCCGTTGATGGAACAGACGAACGAAGCGGCCTTGATATTAGGTGGCGGAGCAATGGAAGAGGAAATATCAACCAAATCTTCTACAACGGAAACCTTCGTAACGACGAGCATTAAGACTGCTGTAATACAAATAATTCAGGAGTGCTTACAGCAACCGATTGTTCCGAATCTGGCCCACTATCTGTTAGGGTTTGATCTTGGAAAGGATCTGCATCTGACCAGTCTGCAACAACCGGGTATAATGAATTTCCCAAGCCATTGTTCGAAATCGCTCATCACTTTGCTCGATCGGCATTTAGAG CACATCAAAAGTGGTAATGTACTTTCGACCAGCTACAACAAGCTAATGGAGTACGCGTATCGATTGTTGTACCAGATTTGTCGCAACTACCACACGTCGGAGGTGTTTCTACGCTTTTTGCGCTCTTGCAACGATTTCCTCTGTCGGCACACGTCATCACTGCCCTTTCCGGATGCGAAAAATCCCTTCCTGCTGAACCAGATGACGTTCCTGCTGAAGTCGATCGTAATCGAGCTGAAGCTAACGAGTGAGCGGAATCAAGCAACGCAGTTTGAAACGATTTGTAAAATACTGCTCAAAATTATAAACTCTCCATCGGTCGACCCGGTCACGACGGGTCTGGGCGATTACTACACCAACGCCAATATGAGCTTCTCGATTAATGGTACAACCGATCTTTCAACGACTTCGATCGCTGCCACGAAGGAATCGAGTGAAACGGCCAAACGATTGCTCTGCATTTTGCTCGATTGTGTCGATTTCACGATCAAACAGCTGGAAGAACCCACGTGGAACTATTTCAACGTGACGGTCCTTCATGAGTTGCTGCAAAGCTGCGAAATGCCCGCGTCTCAAAAGACCCGGATGCGGCTGATCGATACTCGCAAATTGCATGACATTCTGCGCGATGAGCTCGATTCGGTACAGACAATCGCTACCGGCCAGCGGGCGCATGTCGTGCAGGAAGTGAAAACGATCCTAAAATACGCACTGGATATGAACACACAACGCAGCCTCTGCTCCTCTACAATAAAATTCCTGGAAGCATGGGGTCAGGTGGCGGAGGTGCTTGTTTGCGTTACCCCCACCATGATCATGTCACTCGACACGAAGCAGATTATCATCACGGAAATCTTACAGATCATGCTCAGCAAAGCGGTCCCGAAACAGATCATCCCGGAGCTGGCAAACATTGCTTCCTCGACCATCTCGCTGTTGATGGTGAATTTGAGAAGCTGCTTTCTGCTCAAATCGGAACAGATGTCGCTGCACATGATATCGGAAAGGCATCAGAATGCTAGCATGAATGGGTTGAGTCTCACGGCGGTCGGTACGAGAAATGGCCTAAACGGTGAAACGAATAATAGCGCCCAGAGCCGGCAGGATGGTGGTACGTACGTCTATCTGGAGCGTGCCAATGCGCTTAGCTTGAAGTTTATCCTGAAAAACATTCTCGATTGGTTGCTGATCAGTAGTGATGGATCGCCACAGTTGAAGATGAATCTGTACGTAGCGCTGCTGAACTACTTGTACATCATCAAGGGCAATCGGGACAGTTTGGAGCGCAGCCAGAAGCTGGAGAACGATAAGGAAGAAGTGGGATCGTTCCTAAACCAAACCATCAGCAATGCGGGACGAAAACCGTTCGGCACGGAAACGGAGGATTACAAACACTTGACGATGATTATGGACATCTTCAACTCGTTCGGTGATAATCTGACCGACGTCATATGCCAAGATTGTACGACCGGGCATGATATCTGTAAAATGTTAGCCATGTCCTGTCTCGACATGCTGCTCAGTATGGATGCATCGATCGACATCGTGGAGTTTATCGCCCGTCACGGGTATCTGTCGCACATCATCAATAGTTTGCTGAAGCGAGACAGTGATCTATGCCGAATTCTGCAGACCAATCCCAACACCTTCCGGGCGCTGTATGTATACGAGTCGAAGATGGCACTGCTGACACGTTTTGCTCGGTGCCAGATCGGTGCCCGCATGCTGCTCGAGGAACACATCCTGGGTGTGTTGGGCAGCATGAAGGTGTACGATCTTCATCCCGATGTGCAGATCCTGAGTGGTGGCAACATCCAGCAACAGTCGTACGCTTCCGCAATGGCCgtagctgctgcagctgcatcCGCCTCGTTATCATCCTCTTTCATCCCACCGGTTGAGGCCCGATTCCAGCAGATTCTGTTTCCCGCGCTTAACCTCTGCGACGCTATCCTATCGACGCTGGGACACGAAAACAATTCTGCCCTCAGCCAGATCATACACTTCTTCCTTTCCCACAGTGATATGATTGAAACGGTACTGCGAGCAGGGTCGCCGAGTATGAATTTGGGTCTGCTGAAAGAGCTCGCTGGTATAACGAACCTGATCGCTCGATCAGCAAATCAGGAAATTTACGAACTAACCGATCCAAACGCAAATCAAGCCTTCGGCATGCAGCTGTACCGAATGCAAAAGTTCATGTTGGCCCTGCTGCCCCGATTCATCGTATCGGAGCAGAACCTGAAAGAGCTACATCAGAGCAGTATGATCGTGCATCCGTACGGTAGCGGTGGCATGGGTATTAGTAGCAGCGTTAACTTTGGCAGTGcgctcaacaacaacaccgcgAGTGGACATGATCAAAAGCAACGCTCCCAGTACGTGAAATACTTTCTCGAGGTGGCGGCTAATCTTGCCCTATATACGCGCAACTGCATCTCGAACCATGTGGTTGATCATCGAACGATTAATGTACTGTTTTCGCCACACTACAATCCGGACGGATCGACAGCAGCGGGTACTGCTGGTTCAACACCAACAAAAGCGACTGCACCCACATCGTTGGCATTAATACGCCAGGAAACGTTCCGTTCGGCTACGGAGACATCTTCGTCGGATGTACCACACAGTCTGTACGTGGTTATTACGCAGCTTCGTTGTACGGTGGAGTTTTATCACAAGGAGCGTAGTGTACTGGAAAGCCTACAGCAACAACGCAACTCACTGCCAAGTATCGACTTAGATAAAAATA TTCAATTACAATATAATTTGCTGACCGAGCGTGTAAATGGGAAACAGGAGGAATTGCAGCGTAGTGTTTTCATTATCGAACACTACCTGTACATTCTGTGGGCCCATCTGGACTTCTTCATGTTGCGCGTTTTGCCCGTGAATAATCGCGTCGGAAGCTCAACATTTACGGGACACA ACTTCCAATCCGACCAAACCGATTCCAGCTGGCGTGTGTCAAACGAAGACATCATCGCATTGAAAAAGACCCTTATCGGTGTGTTTAACGAAACGTTCTGCAAACAGCTGATCGAGATGGAACAGAAACAATCCGAGAAGGGTTTTGTGGTATCATTTATTAGACGAATTAAACAATCCATACAGTTTGTGCCAGTAAAGTGA
- the LOC128301165 gene encoding uncharacterized protein LOC128301165, which yields MRTKPFLLILTCVIMITCITILFGSAGQQNDSLKNIVTQTHQQFRNFKKNLRESNTDPRPEVDPKYLAQLGFTQPLYNASQRANFTIVTYALPGDIASALLYVQNVAMKLPAQPLLVYDLGLAESDLHILQGACNSTSTTHCTVISYDLSKLPGHVTDRSMHAFRPIIIHDALARSKLILFTENSVRLKGSNTVREFEDVRLRAENSSSGVLGCATKQPVTSRTHPKMFEYFEIAVDNFYFLPMMSLEFLFFRDSATVNDKVLLPWVRCALTLECLHPIGAQTGGCKYNKKPLYRYSGCHEYDTCAFNIILGMTFGYDESNYSNQELANLYYLETLEQATKILENRRKNISDTSEHPFTED from the exons ATGAGAACTAAACCATTCCTGCTGATACTGACGTGCGTGATTATGATCACTTGTATAACCATCCTGTTTGGTTCCGCTGGTCAGCAGAATGATTCGTTGAAAAACATCGTCACCCAGACGCATCAGCAGTTTCGCAATTTTAAG aaaaaTCTCCGTGAATCCAACACCGACCCACGGCCCGAAGTCGATCCAAAATATCTTGCCCAGCTCGGTTTCACACAACCGCTCTACAATGCAAGCCAGCGGGCAAATTTCACCATCGTCACATACGCCTTGCCCGGCGACATCGCGTCCGCGCTGCTGTACGTCCAGAATGTCGCTATGAAACTTCCCGCCCAGCCCCTGCTGGTGTACGATCTCGGGCTGGCCGAATCGGATCTGCACATACTGCAGGGTGCCTGCAACAGTACCTCGACCACACACTGCACTGTGATATCGTACGATCTGAGCAAGCTGCCGGGCCATGTGACCGACCGGAGTATGCACGCGTTCCGTCCGATCATCATCCACGATGCGTTGGCACGGTCGAAGCTGATCCTCTTCACGGAGAACAGCGTACGGCTGAAGGGTAGCAATACGGTGCGAGAGTTCGAGGATGTGCGGTTGCGGGCGGAAAACAGTAGCTCCGGTGTGCTCGGCTGTGCTACGAAACAACCCGTCACGAGCAGGACCCATCCGAAGATGTTCGAGTACTTCGAGATTGCGGTCGATAACTTCTACTTTCTGCCGATGATGTCGCTCGAGTTCCTGTTCTTCAGAGATAGTGCGACAGTGAACGACAAGGTGCTGCTGCCATGGGTACGCTGTGCACTAACGTTGGAGTGCCTGCATCCAATTG gagCACAAACAGGTGGCTgcaaatacaataaaaaaccGCTGTATCGATACTCAGGATGCCACGAATACGACACGTGTGCGTTTAACATCATCCTCGGTATGACGTTTGGGTACGACGAAAGTAACTACTCCAACCAGGAACTGGCCAACCTGTACTACCTGGAAACGCTCGAGCAAGCGACCAAGATACTAGAAAATCGACGTAAAAACATTAGCGATACCTCGGAGCACCCATTTACTGAGGATTAA